The following proteins come from a genomic window of Micromonas commoda chromosome 2, complete sequence:
- a CDS encoding predicted protein: MSGKGKFRIEPFKHRVELDAQKTWKVLKDAIHEIHHRNASGLSFEELYRNAYNMVLHRHGDALYKGLVSLVTEHLKGVASEVNAERGEGFLGELIKRWDHHTHSMQMVRDILMYMDRIYVQPNGLKPVHDLGLQLWRDQVMRGPGIKSRVRDAVLGAINRERCGEKIDTHQLRAVTAMLMDLGVDCYAKDFEEPFLAATTEFYRAEAQRFLADSDCAQYLRKSEARLAEEQARVLEYMNPRTVKTAIARCEEELLTAPMRQTLSMPGSGLSAMLVRDGVDELKLVYKLFRRVPNGLRSVKEMVFEHVSGEGKALVTDPEKEKEPGEYVEGLLRMKDKYGGIVDAAFDGDRQFVNALHLSFENFVNLNNRSAEYLSLYVDDKLRRGLKGAEEEEVEATLDRAIVLFRFLREKDVFQKYYQEHLSKRLLGGRTTSDDAERSLVVKLKTECGYQFTTKFEGMFNDIRTSADSMKAFRTHLEERAASGDLAMAAEPSSSGVTTDADGIKVKTSGGVSSYLGGVDLSVQVLTTGSWPVKGQNVGMCTLPPDMQAACDAYRDFYLGSHNGRRLAFLTQMGTAEVRYTFGDGVRRELSVSTYMACVLLLFNDAESLSYRDIAAATAIPGDDLRRSLQSLACVRGKNVLRKEPMSKDVNDDDVFSVNDNFTSKMIKVKISTVSAQRETEPEKKETRSRIEEDRKPQIEAAIVRIMKARRQLDHNSVVQEVTKQLSSRFIPSPADIKKHLESLIEKEFIERDRHDRKLYIYLA, encoded by the exons ATGAGCGGCAAGGGGAAGTTTCGCATCGAACCGTTCAAGCACAGGGTGGAGCTGGACGCGC AGAAGACGTGGAAGGTTCTTAAGGATGCCATCCACGAGATCCACCACAGGAACGCCAGCGGGCTGTCCTTCGAGGAGCTGTACCGCAACGCGTACAACATGGTGCTCCATCgacacggcgacgcgctctaCAAAGGGCTCGTGTCGCTGGTCACCGAGCACCTGAAGGGTGTCGCCTCCGAGGTCaacgcggagcgcggcgagggcttTCTCGGTGAGCTCATCAAGCGATGGGACCACCACACGCACAGCATGCAGATGGTCCGCGATATCCTGATGTACATGGACAGGATATACGTCCAGCCAAATGGCCTGAAGCCGGTGCACGACCTCGGGCTTCAGCTCTGGCGCGATCAGGTCATGCGCGGGCCGGGCATCAAGTCCAGGGTacgcgacgcggtgctcggtGCCATCAATAGGGAACGGTGCGGGGAGAAGATCGACACCCATCAGCTCCGAGCGGTCACCGCCATGCTCATggatctcggcgtcgactgCTACGCTAAAGATTTTGAGGAACCGttcctggcggcgacgaccgagTTTTACCGGGCCGAGGCGCAGAGGTTCCTCGCGGACAGCGACTGCGCGCAGTACCTGCGTAAGTCAGAGGCGcggctcgccgaggaacaGGCGAGGGTTCTCGAGTACATGAACCCGAGGACGGTTAAGACGGCGATTGCCCGgtgcgaggaggagctgctGACTGCGCCGATGCGCCAGACGCTCTCGATGCCGGGGTCGGGTCTGAGCGCGATGCTGGTCAGGGACGgggtcgacgagctcaagctGGTGTACAAGCTGTTCCGACGCGTGCCGAACGGTCTGAGGTCGGTAAAGGAGATGGTTTTCGAGCACGTCTCCGGTGAGGGTAAGGCGTTGGTGACTGATccggagaaggagaaggagccaGGGGAGTACGTCGAGGGTTTGCTGCGCATGAAGGACAAGTACGGAGGGatcgtggacgccgcgttcgacggggACAGGCAGTTCGTCAATGCGCTGCACCTATCCTTCGAAAATTTCGTCAACCTCAACAACAGGAGCGCCGAGTACCTGAGCCTCTACGTCGACGACAAGCTGAGGCGCGGGCTCAagggggcggaggaggaggaggtggaggcgacgTTGGACCGCGCCATCGTGCTCTTCAGGTTCCTCAGGGAGAAGGACGTGTTCCAGAAGTACTACCAGGAGCACCTGTCCAAGCGTCTGTTGGGGGGGCGGACCaccagcgacgacgccgagcgaaGCCTCGTGGTCAAGCTGAAGACGGAGTGCGGGTACCAGTTCACGACCAAGTTTGAGGGGATGTTCAACGACATCCGCACCAGCGCTGACTCCATGAAGGCGTTCCGGACccacctcgaggagcgcgcggcgagcggtgACCTCGCCATGGCGGCCGAGCCGTCATCCAGCGGCGTGACcacggacgccgacggtATCAAAGTAaagacgagcggcggcgtatCGTCGTATCTCGGGGGAGTGGACCTCAGCGTGCAGGTGCTCACCACCGGTTCGTGGCCGGTCAAGGGCCAGAACGTGGGCATGTGTACGCTGCCCCCCGACATGCAGGCGGCCTGCGACGCGTACAGGGACTTTTACCTCGGCAGCCACAACGGAAGGCGGCTTGCGTTTCTCACGCAGATGGGAACGGCGGAGGTCCGGTACACTTTCGGGGATGGGGTGAGGCGCGAGCTGAGCGTGAGCACGTACATGGCCTGCGTGCTCCTGCTTTTtaacgacgcggagagccTGAGCTACCGcgacatcgcggcggccacggccaTCCCCGGGGACGACTTGCGGCGCTCGCTCCAgtcgctcgcgtgcgtcCGGGGCAAGAACGTCCTGCGCAAGGAGCCCATGAGCAAGGacgtgaacgacgacgacgtgttcAGCGTCAACGACAACTTCACGTCTAAGATGATCAAGGTGAAGATCTCCACGGTCAGCGCCCAAAGAGAGACGGAgcccgagaagaaggagacgCGGTCTCGGATAGAGGAGGACCGCAAGCCGCAGATCGAAGCGGCCATTGTTCGGATCATGAAGGCCAGGCGACAGTTGGACCACAACAGTGTGGTGCAGGAGGTGACCAAGCAGCTGTCATCCAGGTTCatcccgtcgcccgcggacaTCAAGAAGCACCTCGAGTCTCTCATCGAGAAGGAGTTCATCGAGCGCGACAGGCACGACCGTAAGCTCTACATCTACCTCGCTTAG
- a CDS encoding predicted protein has product MDSIIPGAPLMAQSLGGAAVIDFGIQLVGWAFAAALKTEKFYDLCGSLAFASTAAMTYASSARLPRQGLITGLVCAWTARLGAFLVRRVFRDGGDSRFDEVKHQPGMFLVYWMLQGAWVWVTALPCFLVNGVASQSALHWGDYASMALWIVGFITESAADYQKSAFKSDPRNKGRFIDTGLWSVSRHPNYFGEILMWCGVAGVAVSMNASPGVSVAACASPLFVTFLLTQMSGIPILEKMADERWGNEAAYQEYKRNTPCLVPRLVPVKKQ; this is encoded by the coding sequence ATGGACTCCATCATTCCCGGCGCCCCCCTGATGGCCCAGTCCCTGGGTGGAGCCGCGGTCATCGACTTCGGCATCCAGCTCGTGGGATGGGCGTTCGCGGCTGCGTTGAAGACGGAGAAGTTTTACGACCTGTGCGGATCtctcgcgttcgcgtcgaccgcggcgatgacgtacgcgtcctccgcgcgcctaCCCCGCCAGGGCCTGATCACCGGTTTGGTTTGCGCGTGGaccgcgaggctcggcgcgttcctcgtccgccgcgtcttccgcgacggcggcgactcgcgcTTCGACGAGGTGAAGCATCAGCCGGGCATGTTCCTGGTGTACTGGATGCTCCAGGGCGCGTGGGTGTGGGTCACCGCGCTGCCGTGCTTCCTGGTCAACGGCGTGGCGTCGCAGAGCGCGCTGCACTGGGGTGACTACGCGTCCATGGCGCTGTGGATCGTCGGGTTCAtcaccgagagcgccgccgaTTACCAAAAGAGCGCCTTCAAGTCGGACCCGCGGAACAAAGGACGGTTCATCGACACCGGACTGTGGAGCGTGAGCAGGCATCCGAACTACTTTGGGGAGATTTTGATGTGGTGCGGCgtggcgggggtggcggtcagcatgaacgcgtcgccgggagtttccgtcgcggcgtgcgcgtcgccgctgttcGTCACCTTTTTGCTGACTCAGATGAGCGGGATACCGATCCTGGAGAAGATGGCCGACGAGCGGTGGGGCAACGAGGCTGCGTACCAGGAGTACAAGAGGAACACTCCTTGCCTCGTCCCGAGGCTCGTCCCCGTCAAGAAGCAGTGA
- a CDS encoding predicted protein, producing MRAAAGKERDTHPPKEGMARRRSSSLLKTSVAAAKSRSSGSVQPLFHNSRMTVRKRVAPRPETMPARRLTSTQAPDLRGAPARTSPMSSCGTTVAAATRPTAVGSRARADPRLLSAARGAHRRRSGPGPGPGQRHRHPRVLRPLAAGLPPFQSSVEDERDMFELINMQHDDSWVTYKPPPPPPPPPPEPEAPAYGTSPDNYGTKVTSAKSAKAIDLFERAATPIGTVERAEAALAASRAMQTKGIIKVNPGSTVKREKPTARSSDEDVKEAVQAVNFAKSFAERRAAEEASRRSTDPTARLQQITEGMREDNLARERLAARTREEASRRMQRSSSYYGGSGYSTPGVESTQSSTSGGYGADLAAGGLAGGSGDAKRLGPASDFWEWSPPSMPAAGPAGAASSYYPAEMQRQKAPAYTRRVEAAVEVMERAPEQTLDLQFETTIEQQNATLPQFQSQVKPASSPPKVEPAKPASASPLGLQDAQLQQLREVYQTSTVSDAAILAAEQRYDVDVAAPAPAGLAGSSVEASLEDALASPVRELGVEDGAKEGTLRSGARWWREEGKEYLEDGKVMSWTVIRGTSADGSVEWEEKFWETSDPFTYRELGAIKSGRDSNGQAWQESWKELYNHDANQLPFIHREASKWSHTPKGKCWSEGWTEDYRADGVVDRYCEKTGSLEDGAAPEDGHANRWTQKWGEKWDGQGGCIKWTDTWASRDHAEGGMANAPSRSWGEKWEEKWGDNYNENGRAGLRQGLAWDELGGNHKERTWGEEHYPDGRLHKYGNSNDGSQYWDEWCDGAGGWWETAPSFGWHEAIGHSPSLMNVRLQPRAVMGKGKNGRNIITPHRSKKGNTAPGASSTGGAYNPNAYRGSENNPYRQTRPDYNGGSQNGYNGGSQNGYNGGSQNGYNGSSHPTNGDGNGSGGSPFPGGYNPNDPNGGGGVY from the coding sequence atgcgagccgccgccgggaaggAGCGCGATACGCATCCGCCAAAGGAAGGAatggcgcgtcgtcgcagtTCGTCGTTGTTAAAAACCTCGGTTGCAGCTGCGAAAAGCCGCTCTTCAGGGTCCGTTCAGCCGTTGTTTCACAACTCAAGAATGACCGTTCGAAAACGCGTCGCTCCGAGGCCAGAAACAATGCCAGCTCGGCGACTCACGTCCACCCAAGCGCCAGATCTccggggcgcgcccgcgcggacatCCCCCATGAGCAGCTGCGGaaccaccgtcgcggcggcgactcggccgaccgcggtcgggtcgcgcgcgcgcgccgacccgcgcctcctcagcgcggcgcgcggggcccaccggcgccgctccGGCCCGGGTCCCGGCCCCGGCCAACGACACCGCCATCCTCGGGTCCTCcggccgctcgcggcgggcctGCCCCCGTTCCAGAGCTCGgtggaggacgagcgcgacatGTTCGAGCTCATCAACATGCAACACGACGACTCGTGGGTGACGTAcaagcccccgccgccgcccccgccgccgccccccgagcccgaggcgcccgcgtACGGAACCTCCCCCGACAACTACGGCACCAAGGTGACCAGCGCGAAGAGCGCCAAGGCCATCGACCTGTTCGaacgggcggcgacgccgatcgGGACGGTGGAGCGAGCGGAGGCGGCCCTGGCGGCGAGTCGCGCCATGCAAACAAAGGGCATCATCAAGGTCAACCCGGGAAGCACGGTCAAGCGCGAGAAGCCCACCGCCCGGTcctcggacgaggacgtcaagGAGGCTGTGCAGGCTGTGAACTTTGCCAAATCCTTCGCCGAGCGCagagccgcggaggaggcgtccCGGCGGAGCAccgacccgaccgcgcgGCTCCAACAGATCACGGAGGGCATGCGCGAGGACAACCTCGCGAGGGAGAGGCTCGCGGCCAGGACCCGCGAGGAGGCTTCCAGGCGCATGCAGCGAAGCAGCAGCTACTACGGCGGCTCCGGCTACAGCACCCCCGGGGTGGAGTCCACGCAATCGTCCACCagcggcggctacggcgcggatctcgccgccggcgggctcgcgggcggctcgggcgaCGCCAAGAGACTCGGGCCGGCGTCGGATTTCTGGGagtggtcgccgccgtcgatgcccgccgccggtcccgcgggcgcggcgagctcgtatTACCCCGCGGAGATGCAGCGGCAGAAGGCTCCGGCGTacacgcgccgcgtcgaggctgcCGTGGAGGTGAtggagcgcgcgcccgagCAGACGCTCGACCTGCAGTTCGAGACGACGATCGAGCAGCAGAACGCGACGCTGCCCCAGTTTCAGAGCCAGGTTAagcccgcgtcgtcaccgccgaaaGTCGAGCCGGCTAAGCCCGCCAGCGCCAGCCCCCTCGGCCTCCAGGACGCGCAGCTCCAGCAGCTCCGGGAGGTGTACCAGACGTCGACcgtctccgacgcggcgatcctcgccgcggagcagaggtacgacgtcgacgtcgccgcgccggctcccgcgggTCTCGCGGGGAGCAGCGTCGAGGCGAGTCTGGAGGACGCGTTGGCGAGTCccgtgcgcgagctcggcgtcgaggacggcgccaaggAGGGAACCCTACGCTCCGGCGCGAGGTGGTGGAGGGAGGAGGGCAAGGAATACCTCGAGGACGGCAAGGTGATGTCTTGGACGGTGATTCGCGGCACGAGCGCCGACGGAAGCGTGGAGTGGGAGGAAAAGTTTTGGGAAACGTCCGACCCGTTCACGTACAGGGAGCTCGGGGCGATCAAGTCCGGTCGCGACTCCAACGGTCAGGCGTGGCAGGAGTCCTGGAAGGAGCTGTACAACCACGACGCCAACCAGCTCCCGTTCATCCACCGCGAGGCGTCCAAGTGGTCGCACACGCCAAAGGGGAAGTGCTGGTCCGAGGGATGGACGGAGGATtaccgcgccgacggcgtcgtggaccGATACTGCGAAAAGACGGGAAGtctcgaggacggcgccgcgcccgaggacggTCACGCCAACCGCTGGACGCAAAAGTGGGGCGAGAAGTGGGACGGCCAGGGCGGATGCATCAAGTGGACGGATACCTGGGCCAGCCGAGAccacgccgagggcggcatGGCGAACGCCCCCTCCAGGTCCTGGGGCGAGAAATGGGAGGAGAAATGGGGCGACAACTACAACGAGAACGGCCGCGCCGGTCTCAGGCAGGGTCTCGCCtgggacgagctcggcggcaaCCACAAGGAGCGCACGTGGGGTGAGGAGCACTACCCCGACGGCAGGCTTCACAAGTACGGAAACTCCAACGACGGATCGCAGTACTGGGACGAGTggtgcgacggcgccgggggttggtgggagacggcgccgtcgttcggGTGGCACGAGGCCATCGGGCACTCCCCGTCGCTCATGAACGTGAGGCTGCAGCCGAGGGCGGTGATGGGAAAAGGCAAGAACGGCCGCAACATCATCACGCCGCACCGGTCCAAGAAGGGCAACACCGCCccgggcgcctcctccaccggcGGTGCCTACAACCCCAACGCATACCGCGGCAGCGAGAACAACCCGTACAGGCAGACCAGGCCAGACTACAACGGCGGGTCCCAGAACGGATACAACGGCGGGTCCCAGAACGGATACAACGGCGGGTCCCAGAACGGGTACAACGGGTCCTCCCATCCCaccaacggcgacggcaacggcagcggcgggtcCCCTTTTCCGGGTGGCTACAACCCCAACGAtccgaacggcggcggcggcgtgtacTGA
- a CDS encoding kinesin like protein codes for MGNAPSTAGDGPDTSEDVTDRTSALNFDLAFQIVRFCSTRDSASVACTCRALRDMQRDSDQLWWKPVTYQLARESKLYVSEIEHSGLPVSGGTWRREFSRLWTCRDRWREAAEEGDANGEHGDETPEDRLARLTDAEGEAFDARNEAARFEAGSIRVGVRMRPRGIGAAVTGPGSNAGQGIVLPLHQRLRMIKAQRGAGTTTADAMRVLMMDSGRGEEASRSPWADAAVCEKMDNGGAALGDLTNVDKAEKKHDDAAVKEKGVAEGYDFTCGILEVDEKGGRVMAVAPGVGLREFAFDAVYSDRATQLDVYEQSARALVADVINGINATIVVYGQTGSGKTHTMFGELDQNSESRGLVPRACEEIFAAAADRKRALGVTSKIAVSYVEIFGDEMTDLLRGGAPVGNSRVAGHGYILDGSTEIRVADIEDVRRALEDGDAQKRRAATAMNARSSRAHAVFTVSLVQTDDETGKEMRSRLFLADLGGSERLKKSRAHEGVAAPGTVSWVEYYESRRRLTEALNINSGLLALKRCVDALHEARKCEEEGTPPPHVPFHDSKLTALLAPALGGNSKTAVVVTCAQEHEHAAETTQSLRFGEKCSSVETRARVGADDIANAIAKLNGKIADCEEKIRAVERWETVKTTRRDEVEDKDEVVMTSKLVGAEDLREELEAMLAERRALRSRAAA; via the coding sequence ATGGGAAATGCGCCATCCACCGCCGGAGATGGACCCGATACGAGCGAGGACGTCACGGACCGGACGTCAGCTCTGAACTTCGACTTGGCGTTCCAGATCGTTCGGTTTTGCTCCACTCGAGACTCGGCGTCCGTTGCGTGTACGTGCAGGGCGCTGAGAGACATGCAGAGGGACTCCGACCAGCTTTGGTGGAAACCAGTGACGTACCAGCTCGCGCGGGAGTCCAAGTTGTACGTCTCGGAGATCGAGCACAGCGGTCTCCCCGTGTCGGGCGGCACGTGGCGTCGCGAGTTTTCCCGCCTCTGGACGTGCCGCGACCGATGGCGAGAGGCCGCCGaagagggcgacgcgaacggcgaacACGGAGACGAGACCCCCGAGGATAGGCTCGCGCGCctgacggacgcggagggcgaggccTTCGACGCCCGGAACGAGGCTGCGCGGTTCGAGGCTGGCTCCATCCGGGTCGGCGTCCGCATGCGTCCCAGggggatcggcgccgcggtgactgGCCCGGGGTCCAACGCGGGCCAGGGGATCGTCCTACCCCTGCACCAGAGGCTGCGCATGATCAaggcgcagcgcggcgcggggaccaccaccgcggacgccatgcGGGTGCTCATGATGGACAGCGGCAGGGGAGAGGAGGCGTCCAGGAGTCCCtgggcggatgcggcggtGTGCGAGAAGATGGacaacggcggcgccgccctcggcgacctgACCAACGTCGATAAGGCCGAGAAGaaacacgacgacgccgcggtgaaggagaAGGGAGTCGCGGAGGGGTACGACTTCACCTGCGGCATcctcgaggttgacgagAAGGGCGGCCGAGtgatggcggtggcgccgggcgTCGGCCTCCGAGAGTTTGCCTTTGACGCCGTCTACTCCGATCGGGCCACGCAGCTCGACGTGTACGAAcagtccgcgcgcgcgctcgtcgccgacgtgaTTAACGGTATCAACGCCACCATTGTCGTGTACGGACAGACGGGCAGCGGTAAGACTCACACCATGTTTGGCGAACTCGACCAAAATTCGGAGAGTAGGGGCCTCGTGCCCAGGGCGTGCGAGGAAAtattcgcggcggcggcggacaggAAGCGCGCCCTGGGCGTGACTTCCAAGATCGCCGTGTCGTACGTGGAGATTTTCGGCGACGAGATGACGGATTTACTCCGGGGCGGCGCTCCGGTGGGCaactcccgcgtcgccggccacGGGTACATCCTGGACGGCAGCACCGAGATTCGGGTCGCCGACATCGAGGACGTTCGGAGGGCGCTCGAGGATGGGGACGCGCAgaagaggcgcgcggcgaccgctaTGAACGCGAGATCATCCCGCGCGCACGCTGTCTTCACCGTGTCCCTCGTGcagacggacgacgagacgggGAAGGAGATGCGATCCCGACTGTTCCTGGCCGACTTGGGAGGATCCGAACGCCTGAAAAAGTCGCGAGCGCACGAAGGCGTAGCCGCCCCCGGGACGGTCTCCTGGGTGGAGTACTACGAGAGCAGACGACGGCTGACGGAGGCGTTGAACATCAACTCCGGGCTCCTGGCGCTGAAGCggtgcgtcgacgcccttcACGAGGCGCGCAAGTGCGAAGAGGAAgggacgcctccgccccaCGTCCCCTTTCACGATTCCAAGCtcaccgcgctgctcgcgccggcgctcggggGCAACAGCAAAACGGCGGTGGTGGTCACGTGCGCCCAAGAGCACGAACACGCGGCCGAGACCACCCAGTCCCTCAGGTTCGGGGAGAAGTGCTCGTCGGTAGAGACCAGGGCCagggtcggcgcggacgataTCGCCAACGCGATTGCGAAGCTCAACGGGAAAATCGCGGATTGCGAGGAGAAGATTCGGGCGGTGGAGCGCTGGGAGACGGTCaagacgacgcgaagggacgaggtcgaggacAAGGATGAGGTCGTGATGACGAGTAAGCTGGTCGGAGCAGAAGACCTTCGCGAGGAGTTGGAGGCGATGCTAGCGGAGCGACGAGCGTTGCGAAGCCGGGCAGCCGCGTGA